A DNA window from Litorivicinus lipolyticus contains the following coding sequences:
- the mraZ gene encoding division/cell wall cluster transcriptional repressor MraZ has product MFRGITQVNLDAKGRLAIPTRFRDVIEQRCAQKMVLTVDHRERCLLLYPAPDWATVESQINAMPNHTKAARRLQYMMVGHATDLDLDSAGRIMLPAVLREHARLEKRVVLMGQNSRFEIWSETLWQAKTEAYLADEDDDADADALAGFTL; this is encoded by the coding sequence ATGTTTAGAGGCATAACGCAGGTCAACTTAGACGCCAAGGGGCGTCTGGCGATTCCGACGCGGTTCCGCGACGTGATCGAGCAGCGTTGCGCCCAAAAAATGGTCCTGACCGTTGATCATCGCGAGCGCTGCCTGCTGCTGTACCCGGCGCCGGACTGGGCCACGGTCGAGTCACAAATCAATGCCATGCCCAACCACACCAAGGCGGCGCGTCGCCTGCAGTACATGATGGTTGGCCACGCCACCGACTTGGATTTGGACTCGGCCGGTCGAATCATGCTACCGGCGGTGTTGCGCGAGCACGCTCGACTGGAAAAGCGTGTCGTTTTGATGGGTCAAAATTCGCGTTTCGAGATTTGGTCCGAGACCCTGTGGCAAGCCAAGACCGAAGCCTACTTGGCGGACGAGGATGACGATGCCGATGCCGATGCGTTAGCCGGCTTCACCTTATGA
- the rsmI gene encoding 16S rRNA (cytidine(1402)-2'-O)-methyltransferase: MRSPAIGGVEWHDFEELSSLQIPERLVARGPIEPAIYVVSTPIGNLGDLTLRALRVLSSVEIVLAEDTRRARQLMTAYGLSPRLIAVHQHNEARLAPELVAQARDMPLALVSDAGTPLLSDPGLPLVREAIAQGVPIIPIPGASALLAATVVSGFAMDHLQFLGFLPHKGSGRRDRLERGERSGGAMVLYESANRMPVLIRDLVDQCGPDRQVAFCREMTKLHEQIWRGSVGEAQAWYDASSDHARGEYAVVVSAGERQGSEIDQMRVLKALAKALPPSKAAKVAAEITGGSRRELFELIEALHNDGKA, from the coding sequence ATGCGGTCGCCAGCCATAGGCGGCGTCGAGTGGCATGATTTTGAGGAGCTTTCATCGTTGCAAATTCCAGAGCGTTTGGTCGCAAGAGGGCCTATTGAGCCCGCAATTTACGTGGTCTCGACCCCCATCGGCAACCTTGGGGACCTAACCCTTAGGGCGCTGAGGGTGTTGTCGTCAGTCGAGATCGTATTGGCTGAGGATACGCGACGTGCCCGTCAATTGATGACGGCCTACGGTCTGAGTCCGCGATTAATTGCCGTCCATCAGCACAATGAAGCCCGTTTGGCCCCGGAATTGGTGGCCCAGGCTCGAGATATGCCCTTGGCATTAGTCAGTGATGCTGGGACACCGCTGCTGTCCGACCCGGGTTTGCCGCTGGTCCGTGAGGCGATTGCCCAAGGGGTGCCGATTATTCCGATCCCGGGGGCGTCGGCGCTGTTGGCTGCCACCGTGGTTTCGGGTTTCGCCATGGATCACCTGCAGTTCCTTGGATTTTTGCCGCACAAGGGCAGCGGCCGGCGCGATCGGTTGGAACGTGGCGAGCGTTCCGGCGGGGCGATGGTGTTGTACGAGTCGGCCAACCGAATGCCGGTCTTGATTCGTGATCTGGTGGATCAGTGTGGGCCGGACCGGCAGGTCGCATTTTGCCGCGAAATGACCAAGCTGCATGAGCAAATATGGCGCGGGTCGGTCGGCGAAGCCCAGGCGTGGTACGACGCCAGTAGCGATCACGCCCGCGGCGAATACGCGGTGGTGGTCAGTGCCGGCGAGCGTCAGGGCAGTGAGATTGACCAAATGCGCGTGCTCAAGGCCTTGGCTAAGGCGCTGCCACCCTCGAAAGCGGCCAAGGTCGCCGCCGAAATCACCGGTGGTTCACGGCGTGAGCTGTTTGAGCTGATTGAAGCCTTGCACAACGACGGCAAAGCCTAG
- a CDS encoding penicillin-binding protein activator, which yields MTAALLGGCASGPGTTVVTPLDTELASLTQLAGAEQASQLALQLGALNRSGQFELALALSQRVPVDAALGPLYQQVERQATAAMIGVGDYNGALARIERASQAPDQLEWLGLETQAYDGLGDQRAAMAALARLIELTPDDANGRLLGDIWVRAQLASLLDAGGDDAVSGWLALAQAAEAGAGDVRAWRKAWPDHRANRVLPADIQALLARGWAKPARIGVILPLSGPLVGVGSNLLDGIMSEQLSDRSTTVIVSDGSLGVEAAVAELTAQSVDLIVGPLPKDQVNQLLAMAIDLPLLTLNYSDIEADALAPRAQMGLAPEDAARDAARLMMLDLDDPRRPIVLVPGDATGERVSAAYISEWTDNGGVAPVIAPYLNDNQRQVVADAIGIAASQARHSALQRLLAADLEFTPRRRADISSVYIYANAVTAAQLKPLLAFYYAGDLPVWVADAALDRDLDLVRDDLVGANLVAMPWQLDSLADSNVLFELGRDAWLLANSLDSLAQGNAFDGRTGLWTLESERLTRAMSPARLTAEGFTALERPPERAEPLATGLPANSAPPLEL from the coding sequence TTGACTGCAGCATTGTTGGGCGGGTGTGCCAGCGGGCCGGGCACCACGGTGGTAACGCCTCTGGACACAGAACTTGCGAGTCTGACGCAATTAGCTGGTGCCGAACAGGCCTCTCAGTTGGCGCTGCAACTGGGCGCACTCAACCGCTCCGGCCAATTCGAGCTGGCGTTGGCGCTGTCGCAGCGCGTTCCGGTGGACGCTGCGCTCGGGCCACTGTATCAACAGGTTGAACGCCAAGCGACCGCCGCCATGATCGGCGTGGGCGACTACAATGGCGCCTTGGCCCGTATCGAGCGCGCCAGCCAAGCCCCGGACCAACTAGAATGGCTGGGGTTGGAGACGCAGGCCTACGATGGTCTGGGCGACCAGCGCGCCGCCATGGCTGCGCTCGCCCGCTTAATTGAACTCACCCCGGACGACGCCAATGGGCGCTTGCTAGGCGATATCTGGGTGCGCGCCCAGCTGGCCAGCCTACTAGACGCAGGCGGCGACGATGCCGTCAGTGGCTGGCTGGCGCTGGCCCAAGCCGCCGAAGCCGGTGCAGGCGACGTGCGCGCGTGGCGCAAAGCCTGGCCGGATCACCGCGCCAACCGGGTTCTACCGGCCGACATCCAAGCGCTATTAGCCAGAGGCTGGGCCAAGCCCGCACGCATTGGCGTGATCTTGCCCCTGTCCGGACCGCTGGTTGGGGTCGGCTCCAACCTACTCGACGGCATCATGTCCGAACAGCTGAGTGACCGAAGTACCACCGTAATCGTCAGTGATGGCAGCCTAGGGGTCGAGGCGGCGGTGGCCGAACTGACCGCGCAGTCGGTTGACTTAATTGTTGGCCCCCTGCCGAAAGACCAGGTCAATCAATTGCTGGCGATGGCCATTGATTTGCCACTTCTGACCCTGAACTACAGCGACATCGAGGCCGATGCACTGGCGCCACGTGCGCAAATGGGACTGGCGCCGGAAGACGCCGCACGCGATGCGGCACGGTTGATGATGCTGGACCTTGACGACCCACGGCGCCCCATCGTGTTGGTGCCGGGTGACGCGACCGGCGAGCGTGTCAGCGCGGCTTACATCAGCGAATGGACCGACAACGGGGGTGTCGCCCCAGTCATCGCGCCCTACCTCAACGACAACCAGCGCCAAGTGGTCGCGGATGCGATCGGCATCGCCGCCAGCCAAGCCCGGCACAGCGCACTGCAGCGACTGTTGGCCGCGGACTTGGAGTTTACGCCACGCCGACGCGCAGACATCAGCAGCGTTTACATCTACGCCAACGCCGTCACCGCCGCCCAGCTTAAACCCTTGCTGGCGTTCTATTACGCCGGCGACCTTCCAGTGTGGGTCGCCGACGCCGCACTGGACCGGGATCTGGACCTGGTCCGCGACGACCTGGTCGGTGCCAACCTTGTGGCAATGCCATGGCAGCTCGATAGCCTGGCTGATTCGAACGTACTATTTGAGCTCGGACGCGATGCCTGGCTGCTGGCCAATAGCTTGGACAGCCTCGCCCAAGGCAACGCATTCGACGGCCGCACGGGGCTGTGGACCCTGGAATCCGAGCGTCTGACTCGTGCGATGAGCCCGGCGCGCCTAACAGCCGAGGGCTTCACCGCCCTCGAGCGACCGCCAGAGCGGGCTGAACCGCTGGCGACAGGACTGCCTGCCAACAGCGCCCCGCCGCTCGAACTGTGA
- a CDS encoding YraN family protein: MSDRQARGLAAENWLIGRLANRRVQLRHHRYGCRLGEIDLVLEDPDHIVMVEVRYRSSLTAAIQSIDWHKRRRLKACAYVWLANNPTDKVIRFDTVGISGTPPNWRLRWIPHAFEMDD; this comes from the coding sequence GTGAGCGACCGCCAGGCCCGCGGCCTCGCCGCTGAGAACTGGCTGATTGGGCGCCTGGCCAACCGCCGGGTTCAACTCAGGCACCACCGCTATGGCTGCCGGCTTGGGGAAATTGACTTGGTGCTGGAAGATCCGGACCACATCGTCATGGTCGAGGTCCGCTACCGCAGCTCGCTGACGGCCGCCATCCAGAGCATTGACTGGCATAAACGCCGACGGCTCAAAGCCTGCGCGTATGTCTGGCTGGCAAATAACCCTACCGACAAAGTCATTCGCTTTGATACCGTAGGCATTAGCGGAACGCCACCAAACTGGCGGCTTCGCTGGATACCCCACGCATTTGAGATGGATGATTGA
- a CDS encoding D-sedoheptulose-7-phosphate isomerase, whose translation MLERIAQDIAEHQAAVTALQTEHAASIAQIAARLTQTLLSEGRILVCGTGTAGALGQMFATHLNHRLDRERPSLPALSLNNDTHLINAVATAHGSANVFAHQIRAMGRELDLLVVLSATGSEPALMKAVQAAHDQDIGVILLSQHEGGQISSLSGFEDQELRLPAVTPSGVAQLQLLTLNLLTQSIESQLFG comes from the coding sequence ATGCTGGAGCGCATCGCCCAGGATATAGCCGAGCACCAAGCCGCGGTCACTGCACTGCAAACTGAACACGCCGCCAGCATCGCGCAAATCGCCGCTCGGCTGACCCAGACGCTGTTAAGCGAGGGTCGGATACTGGTGTGCGGCACCGGGACTGCGGGGGCGCTGGGGCAAATGTTTGCCACTCACTTGAATCATCGACTGGATCGCGAGCGACCATCGCTGCCAGCATTGTCGCTCAACAACGACACCCATTTGATCAATGCAGTCGCCACCGCGCACGGCTCGGCTAACGTCTTTGCCCATCAGATACGCGCCATGGGCCGGGAGCTGGATTTGTTGGTGGTGCTGAGCGCGACCGGCAGTGAGCCGGCATTGATGAAGGCGGTCCAGGCCGCCCACGACCAAGACATTGGGGTCATCTTATTAAGCCAGCACGAGGGTGGACAGATTTCGTCCCTGAGCGGCTTTGAGGACCAGGAGCTACGACTGCCCGCGGTAACCCCATCGGGGGTGGCGCAGTTGCAGCTACTAACTCTAAACTTACTAACACAATCCATTGAATCGCAACTGTTCGGGTAA
- a CDS encoding BON domain-containing protein, which produces MKKLVSVTLISAAVMLSGCTTVVSSIVDEPIQPNIGSRTFGGYVSDQLIEEITSVNLNKTSETLKQSHIVATTFNGTTLLTGQVPDQTTQQAAQAVAAQVRGVKKVENALTVAGATSFGVRANDAYLTAAINTALAKDLGFTLARRTKVTTEDGTVYLLGFLTENEIAQVTASAQSVGGVERIVALFERID; this is translated from the coding sequence ATGAAAAAACTAGTCAGCGTCACCCTTATTTCCGCAGCCGTTATGCTGAGCGGCTGCACCACCGTCGTCAGCAGCATCGTCGACGAACCGATCCAACCGAACATCGGCAGCCGAACCTTTGGCGGCTATGTCAGTGACCAACTGATTGAAGAAATCACCTCGGTCAACCTAAACAAGACGTCGGAAACGCTGAAGCAATCGCATATCGTCGCCACCACGTTTAACGGCACCACTTTGTTGACCGGCCAGGTACCCGACCAAACCACCCAGCAAGCCGCTCAGGCCGTGGCCGCACAGGTGCGCGGCGTCAAAAAGGTTGAGAATGCGCTGACCGTGGCCGGCGCCACCAGCTTTGGTGTACGCGCCAACGACGCCTACTTAACCGCCGCGATTAATACCGCGCTGGCGAAAGATCTCGGATTCACACTGGCACGCCGAACCAAGGTAACGACTGAAGACGGCACCGTGTATTTGCTGGGATTTTTGACCGAAAACGAGATTGCTCAGGTCACCGCGTCCGCGCAAAGCGTCGGCGGTGTTGAGCGGATCGTCGCGCTGTTTGAACGAATCGACTAA
- a CDS encoding ClpXP protease specificity-enhancing factor yields MNSSRPYLLRGLYEWMLDNDATPHIMVDETQYGVQVPAGFGQDGMVVLSLSPSAVRDLSITNTDLSFSARFAGKPENVWVPMAAVKGIFSKETGEGMQFLTEPGDPPAGVEPEGADADPDDEPPTPSRPGLRIVR; encoded by the coding sequence ATGAATTCATCGCGTCCTTACCTGTTGCGCGGTCTGTACGAGTGGATGCTCGACAACGACGCCACGCCGCACATCATGGTCGATGAAACTCAGTACGGCGTTCAGGTGCCTGCTGGGTTCGGTCAGGACGGTATGGTGGTGCTGAGTTTGTCGCCGTCGGCGGTGCGCGATTTGAGCATTACCAATACTGACCTGAGTTTTTCGGCGCGCTTCGCCGGCAAGCCCGAAAATGTATGGGTGCCAATGGCGGCGGTCAAAGGTATTTTTAGCAAAGAGACGGGCGAGGGCATGCAGTTTTTGACCGAGCCAGGTGATCCGCCCGCAGGGGTCGAGCCGGAAGGCGCCGACGCCGATCCGGATGATGAACCCCCGACGCCTTCGCGTCCGGGGCTGCGCATCGTCCGTTAG
- a CDS encoding glutathione S-transferase N-terminal domain-containing protein, with the protein MTVVTKRSSMTFFSDPTDIMSHRVRMVLHEKGVTVEIVDCDPENVPDEVRELNPYGKLPTLVDRDLSLFEANVMMEYLDERFPHPPLLPVYPVARANSRQMITRIDREWTALARVILKEKTGKRVDTARKALRDSVIATNAIFEEKPYFMSDDFSLVDCAVAPILWRSNLLGLDLPAKSTVAIREYGERVFGRECFQLSMSEVEAEMRD; encoded by the coding sequence ATGACCGTGGTCACCAAACGTTCTTCAATGACCTTTTTCTCCGACCCGACTGACATTATGTCGCACCGGGTGCGCATGGTGCTGCACGAAAAGGGCGTGACCGTCGAGATCGTCGACTGCGACCCGGAAAACGTTCCGGACGAAGTGCGTGAGCTCAACCCCTATGGAAAACTGCCGACCTTGGTGGATCGTGATCTGTCGTTGTTTGAAGCCAACGTGATGATGGAATACCTGGACGAGCGCTTTCCGCACCCGCCGTTGCTGCCGGTTTACCCGGTGGCGCGTGCCAACAGTCGCCAAATGATTACCCGTATTGACCGTGAGTGGACCGCGTTGGCTCGAGTCATCTTGAAAGAGAAAACCGGCAAGCGTGTCGACACGGCGCGTAAAGCACTGCGTGATTCGGTGATCGCGACCAACGCGATTTTCGAAGAAAAGCCGTACTTCATGAGCGACGACTTTAGTTTGGTCGATTGCGCGGTTGCGCCGATTTTGTGGCGCTCGAACTTGCTCGGCTTGGACTTGCCGGCCAAAAGCACCGTGGCGATCCGTGAATACGGCGAGCGTGTGTTTGGTCGCGAGTGTTTCCAGCTGTCGATGTCTGAAGTCGAAGCGGAAATGCGCGACTGA
- a CDS encoding cytochrome c1, with amino-acid sequence MIKGILLALTLVSGAAVAAGGSGYPLEHIDTDVTDQPSLQRGLATYSQFCAGCHSMEYQRYERTANDLGISNALFEEHLLPGHKKIGDLGTISMPADAAGEWFGAPPPDLTLVTRKRGNDWVYTYLKTFYTDPSRPLGVNNLVFPKVGMPHALQPLQGEQRLVCTNAPVKENGVVKTDPLTGNPILEDQCGVLDVVEGSGQLSADEYDRVIYDLVNYMAYVAEPSRAQSERLGIYVLLFLFVFFIVAYLLKREYWKDVH; translated from the coding sequence ATGATTAAGGGAATTTTATTGGCGCTGACTCTGGTGTCAGGCGCCGCAGTAGCGGCCGGTGGCTCTGGCTACCCGCTGGAACACATTGATACCGACGTGACGGACCAGCCGTCGCTGCAGCGCGGACTGGCGACCTACAGCCAGTTCTGTGCAGGCTGTCACAGCATGGAATACCAGCGTTACGAGCGCACCGCGAATGACCTGGGTATTTCAAATGCCCTGTTCGAGGAGCACTTGCTGCCGGGCCACAAGAAAATTGGCGACCTGGGTACCATTTCAATGCCGGCCGATGCCGCGGGTGAATGGTTCGGCGCACCGCCGCCGGATTTGACCTTGGTCACGCGTAAGCGTGGTAACGACTGGGTCTATACCTACCTCAAGACCTTTTACACCGATCCGTCGCGTCCTTTGGGCGTGAACAACTTGGTGTTCCCTAAGGTCGGAATGCCGCACGCTTTGCAGCCGTTGCAGGGCGAGCAGCGGCTGGTGTGCACGAATGCACCGGTCAAAGAAAATGGCGTAGTTAAAACCGATCCGCTAACCGGCAACCCGATACTGGAAGATCAGTGTGGCGTGTTGGACGTGGTCGAGGGCAGCGGTCAGCTGTCGGCTGATGAGTATGATCGAGTCATTTACGACTTGGTAAATTACATGGCCTATGTTGCTGAGCCTAGCCGAGCCCAATCGGAACGTCTGGGTATCTACGTTCTGTTGTTCCTGTTTGTGTTCTTTATCGTGGCGTACCTGCTTAAGCGTGAATACTGGAAAGACGTTCACTAA
- a CDS encoding cytochrome b, with translation MALRKSTATGVLGWIDERLPVVDAWDKHLGKYYTPKNFNFWYFFGSLALLVLVNQILTGIWLTMSYVPSAEGAFASVEYIMRDVEFGWLIRYMHSTGASAFFVVIYLHMFRALLYGSYQKPRELIWLFGMAIYLALMAEAFMGYLLPWGQMSYWGAQVIVSLFGAIPVVGADLAQWIRGDYLISGITLNRFFALHVIALPFVIAGLVVLHILALHEVGSNNPDGIDIKDNKDENGKPLDGIPFHPYYTVKDIAGVAVFLFVFSLVVFFFPEMGGYFLEYANFEPANPLKTPEHIAPVWYFTPFYAILRAITFPMFGLDAKFWGVVFMGAAIAVLFVMPWLDRSPVRSMRYKGWISRVWLAVFAVSFVILGVLGAIPSSPGRTALAQLCTALYFAYFILMPWYTRMEKCKPAPTRVTG, from the coding sequence ATGGCGTTGCGTAAAAGTACAGCAACAGGCGTGTTGGGCTGGATTGACGAACGTCTGCCCGTGGTTGACGCCTGGGATAAGCACTTGGGCAAGTATTACACGCCCAAGAACTTTAACTTCTGGTATTTCTTTGGCTCACTGGCGCTGTTGGTGCTGGTTAACCAAATCCTGACTGGTATTTGGCTGACTATGAGCTATGTACCCAGCGCCGAAGGTGCATTCGCCTCGGTCGAGTACATCATGCGTGATGTCGAGTTCGGGTGGCTGATTCGCTACATGCACTCGACCGGTGCTTCGGCGTTCTTTGTCGTGATTTATCTGCACATGTTCCGCGCCTTGCTTTACGGCTCGTATCAAAAGCCGCGCGAGCTGATTTGGTTGTTCGGTATGGCCATTTACCTGGCGCTGATGGCAGAAGCCTTCATGGGCTACCTGCTGCCGTGGGGGCAAATGTCCTACTGGGGTGCTCAGGTCATCGTGTCACTGTTCGGGGCGATCCCCGTGGTCGGTGCGGACTTGGCGCAGTGGATCCGGGGCGACTACCTGATCTCGGGCATTACCTTGAACCGCTTCTTTGCACTGCACGTCATTGCATTGCCGTTCGTGATTGCCGGTTTGGTCGTTTTGCACATTTTGGCCTTGCACGAAGTCGGCTCTAACAACCCCGACGGCATTGATATCAAGGACAACAAAGACGAGAACGGTAAGCCGTTGGACGGCATTCCCTTCCACCCGTACTACACAGTCAAAGACATTGCCGGTGTCGCGGTATTCTTGTTTGTGTTTAGTTTGGTGGTGTTCTTCTTCCCAGAAATGGGCGGGTACTTCTTGGAGTACGCGAACTTTGAACCGGCTAACCCGCTGAAGACCCCCGAGCATATTGCGCCGGTTTGGTACTTCACGCCGTTCTACGCCATCTTGCGCGCGATTACCTTCCCGATGTTTGGGTTGGACGCCAAGTTCTGGGGTGTGGTCTTTATGGGCGCGGCGATTGCGGTGCTGTTTGTCATGCCTTGGTTGGACCGCTCGCCGGTTCGCTCCATGCGCTACAAAGGCTGGATCTCGCGTGTATGGCTGGCGGTGTTTGCCGTGTCCTTCGTCATCCTGGGTGTTTTGGGCGCGATTCCGTCGTCGCCTGGCCGTACCGCGCTGGCGCAGCTGTGCACCGCGTTGTACTTCGCTTACTTCATCCTGATGCCTTGGTACACGCGGATGGAAAAATGCAAACCTGCTCCGACAAGGGTGACTGGCTGA
- the petA gene encoding ubiquinol-cytochrome c reductase iron-sulfur subunit, with protein sequence MSDSTMAETPDDSTVNPGRRKFLVAATAAMGAVGAVGVATPFVGSWNPSAKAKAAGAPVRVDVSKVRAGEQIRAEWRGKPVFVLRRTEANLASLDALVDTVADPMSAKEQQPSYVDKKTRSIKPEVFITVGICTHLGCSPQFRPEVGPADLGADWQGGYFCPCHGSKFDLAGRVFKAVPAPLNLVVPPHRYETDAIVVIGEDEGVA encoded by the coding sequence ATGTCCGACTCCACCATGGCGGAAACGCCTGATGATTCGACGGTCAATCCAGGTCGACGCAAGTTCTTAGTGGCCGCTACGGCGGCCATGGGCGCGGTTGGCGCGGTTGGCGTCGCCACCCCCTTTGTCGGTTCATGGAACCCGAGTGCCAAGGCCAAGGCCGCCGGCGCCCCCGTCCGTGTTGACGTCAGTAAGGTCCGCGCTGGCGAACAGATTCGTGCCGAATGGCGCGGTAAGCCGGTGTTCGTTTTGCGCCGCACCGAAGCCAACCTGGCATCATTGGATGCGCTGGTCGACACGGTCGCCGATCCGATGTCTGCCAAAGAACAGCAGCCGTCTTACGTTGATAAGAAAACCCGGTCGATTAAGCCCGAAGTCTTTATCACCGTCGGGATCTGTACGCACCTTGGGTGTTCGCCGCAGTTCCGCCCCGAAGTCGGGCCTGCCGACTTGGGGGCTGATTGGCAGGGCGGCTATTTTTGTCCGTGCCACGGCTCTAAGTTTGATTTGGCCGGTCGTGTCTTTAAAGCTGTGCCTGCGCCGTTGAACCTGGTGGTTCCGCCGCACCGCTATGAAACTGACGCGATTGTGGTGATTGGTGAAGATGAGGGTGTTGCATAA
- the rpsI gene encoding 30S ribosomal protein S9 → MSAIQNYGTGRRKTSAARVFLRPGNGTITVNQRPVDVYFGRPTARMIVRQPLELVAMLEKLDVYCTVKGGGEFGQAGAIRHGITRALMEMDETLRPALRKAGFVTRDSRMVERKKVGLHKARKRPQYSKR, encoded by the coding sequence ATGTCAGCGATTCAGAACTACGGCACAGGCCGACGCAAGACCTCAGCCGCACGCGTATTTTTGCGCCCCGGTAACGGCACTATTACTGTTAACCAGCGTCCGGTGGACGTGTATTTCGGTCGCCCGACCGCACGTATGATCGTGCGTCAGCCGCTGGAATTGGTTGCGATGTTGGAAAAGCTCGACGTTTACTGCACCGTCAAAGGTGGTGGTGAATTTGGTCAGGCGGGTGCAATTCGTCACGGCATTACACGTGCCCTGATGGAAATGGACGAAACTCTGCGCCCTGCGCTGCGTAAAGCTGGGTTTGTAACCCGCGATTCGCGCATGGTTGAGCGTAAGAAGGTCGGTCTGCACAAAGCGCGTAAGCGTCCGCAGTACTCGAAGCGTTAA
- the rplM gene encoding 50S ribosomal protein L13 has protein sequence MKTFSAKTEEVSREWLVVDAAGQTLGRMATEIARRLRGKHKAEYTPHVDTGDYIVVVNAEKVAVTGRKASDKMYYHHTGFPGGLKEASFEQLIERRPEKVIEFAVKGMLPKNPLGRAMYRKLKVYAGAEHPHAAQEPKPLAL, from the coding sequence ATGAAGACTTTCAGCGCCAAAACAGAAGAAGTCAGCCGCGAATGGCTGGTAGTAGACGCGGCGGGCCAAACTCTAGGTCGCATGGCGACTGAGATTGCACGCCGTCTGCGTGGTAAGCACAAGGCCGAGTACACGCCTCACGTAGACACCGGTGATTACATCGTCGTAGTAAATGCAGAGAAAGTCGCAGTGACTGGCCGCAAAGCAAGCGACAAGATGTATTACCACCACACAGGATTTCCGGGTGGCTTGAAAGAAGCCTCGTTCGAACAGTTGATCGAACGCCGTCCCGAGAAAGTGATCGAGTTTGCCGTAAAGGGCATGCTGCCTAAGAACCCCTTGGGTCGCGCCATGTATCGCAAACTTAAAGTTTACGCTGGTGCGGAACATCCGCATGCGGCCCAAGAGCCGAAGCCTCTGGCTCTGTAA